In the Arachis stenosperma cultivar V10309 chromosome 8, arast.V10309.gnm1.PFL2, whole genome shotgun sequence genome, AATGCAATAAACatacattaaaaatatcataataataataattataaaaattttcggttacaaatatttaaattttacaaCTTATACATATTAAGACTTTTATTATTCTTCATTTCTTAATCTCTCGTACAAATTGTAAAAGATttcttaaatttaatataacatttttatttacaaacaaacaaaaaaccTAAGAAAAGACAAAGTGTAACAATTAatgtaaaatgaaaaataaaaaaaaaattgaaaatgcaGTTTTATATAACTCTAATATAAATAACTTatgtctttttttaaaataaataaattcaaccAATGATTTGAAGAAAGAGCTTCTTTCTAAACTACTAGAGGAAAAAGATGTAGTCCCTTTCATCATGCCTGATGGAATAACCAATTTTGCCAAAAGAAGACTTAGTCGAAAGGCAATTCTTCTTGTTCTTGATGATGTCAATGATCCAGACCAATTGCAAGATTTATGTGGAAGAGGGTTTGAGTGGTTTGGACCAACTACTAGAATTATAGTAACAACTAGGGATAAGCATGTATTACTTGTTAAACAAGTTGATCACATACATGAGGTTAAGCCATTGAATGACGATGAATCTCTCAAGCTTTTTAATTTGAATGCCTTCAAACAAAACTATGACATTGAAAGAGACCAAGATCATGCTGAGCTGGCCATGAAGCTGGTTAATTATGCTAATGGCATTCCATTGGCTTTGAAAGTTTTGGGCTCCTCTCTTCATGGAAGAAGCAAAGAAGAGTGGGAAAGTCAACTCTCTAAACTCGAGAAAATGCCTCACGTAAAAATTCAGAATATATTGAGAGTGAGTTACAATGAGTTGGATCGTCAtgatcaaaatatttttttgtacatTGCATGTTTCTTTGAAACAGATAATGCAGAACAGATAAAATGTCTACTTGATTCTTGTGGATATTCAACAGCTATCGGGTTGAGAAATCTTCATGATAAAGCTCTTATTTCCATTGCACCAAAAAGTATGGCAATGCATGATTTGATTCGTGACATGGGCCGCGAAGTTGTTCGCGAAGAATCTCCGAATAATCCTGGAAATCGTAGTAGATTATGGGATCCCATTGACATCTATGAAGTATTGAAATATAACAGGGTAAGTAGTGTAGTAGTCCTGCATACTAGTATATATTATCAAATGAATGTGGCACTCTTTTCTGCGAAATTTTTATATTCTCTTGATACATGTGTAGGGAACTGAAACTGTTGAAAGCATAACATTCGACATGAAAAACATCGACATGTATTTGAGTTTGCATCCCCGGGCATTTGCAAGAATGTACAAGTTGAAGTTTTTGAGAATCAGTTGTTCTTGGACGAGGCATGGGGAATGTCTGTTGCGTGTTCCTCAAGGTATTTAATCTCTTTCAGACGAGTTGAGACTTTTGGAATGGAATGCGTGTCCTTTGAAATCTTTGCCATCATCTTTTTGTGCTGAAAACCTTGTTAAACTTATGATGATGGATAGCGGGTTAGAAAAGCTTTGGGATGATGTCAGGTATGTAAATTTTTTCCACTTTAAATGTTCTGGTTAATCTTTTActctttccttttaattttatttggcactgttaaaataataaaatgaagaTGACTACTTacgtaaaaatatttttacgtgaaaataatatttgataatagttgaataatttgacataattaatataatatatgttaatattttaatataagtaGATAATTACCTAAACAATATATACAAAAGATCATAATATTAGACATCACCTATCATCATGTGAGTAATTGCAGAAGACGAATCacaaaacattaaaattttagcTACTAACCAACTATATGATACGTATTTTCAGAATATTGTAAATTTAAAGGAAGTATATCTTCAAGGATCTAGGAAGCTAATGGAGCTGCCGGATTTATCTAGAGCCTTAAAGCTTCAAGTATTAAACATTTATGAGTGTGTGAGTCTGCGCCAAGTTCCCTCATCTATTGCATCATGCCACAATCTACTTGAGCTCAACTTAAGTAGATGTTACGAACTTGGCAGTTTCCATCACTGCATCTATCTAGAATCTCTCAAAATACTCTTCCTTGACAGCTGCATAAATCTCAGAGAGTTCTCATTATTATTGCCCACTGACAGTGACACATTGCCAGCCACAGCCACAGCCGCAATGGCACTTGAAAATATAAGTTTGGTTGATTGTTGTAATCTTTCTCTGCTGCCACACAACATAGGCATGCTCTCATCATTGAAGTACTTGTCACTTTGTCGGAGCAACATAACTTGCTTGCCCGAAAGCATCAAGCATCTGTCACTGCTCAAATCACTCAACTTGAGGGGTTGTGAGATGCTTCAGTCCTTGCCGGAACTTCCATCTTCTATTGCAGAATTAGATGTTATTGACTGCACCTCATTAGAGACTACTACTCCATCTACATTTGCCTACTCCGACGAGCAGATTGAGACCGAAATCTTTGCTTTTGCCAACTGCATAAAGTTAGACCATCTTACAAAGAAAGGGATTGTGGAAGATGCGTGTATGAGAATAAAGAGAGCAGCGAATACTTGTCTAGCAGCAATAAAAGAGAACGAGGACGATGATAGAAGAGCATTACTTGTTAATCCACACTATCACTACAAGGTTCAGGGTTGCTTGCGAGAGAACGAGATTGAGAACGAGGATGGAAGATAATATCAATATCATCACAGGGTTCAGTTTTGTTTGCCTGGAAAACAAGTTCCAAGTTGGTTCACTCATAGAAGTAGAAACAAAGAAACCATGATGACTAATGAACTTGTCCTTCCTCATCGTGCTTCGAGTGACAGGTTTTTGGGTTTCATCTTATGTGTTGTTGTTCCTCAAAAGGGCAGTTCGGGAATCTTGGGATGTGAGTATTGCATTCAAAGTGTGAAGTATAGCAGCTGGTGGAACCCAAGTCCGAGGGCAGGTGTTAGTGACAATGTGTTTTTGTGGTATGTGGGGAAATGCTGCATTGATATAGTGagagaaatgaaagaaaatgtATGTAAGTTGAAGGTTTCATTTCAATTCTCCATTATTGGAGGCAATATTTGCACAAGGGACATAAGACAGTGTGGCGTCACGTCACTGTCCAACCACCGTGGCATCGCTGCCTGCTGCCGCCGAACCTATTCCACCGCCGATTATCGCATTCTGCTGCATGCCGTCACGGAAAAAGACCAAAACTCAGGGAGAGGACCGCGCGAGGAGAGGTCGGCGTCATCGTTCTCTGAAGCCCGTGTCGCTGTCGAGCCCAGATGAGAGAGGAAAGACCGGGCCTGAACCTCGATGAGCTGGGAAGAACCAGCGCCGCCGCTGTGCCGTCGTCGTGGACACCATCACCGCCGTTCGTGCCTCTGATTCGCGCCGTTGTGACTTCTGTCACCGTTAGGCTGTCCGCTGACGTCACCGCCGCCGTTGCTGGTAACCGCCAGTAAAACCCTCGTCGTCTCGGTAAGCATTTCGTTTCGGAACCTTTGAAATCAATATTCTGTTATGTTTGGCTAGAGATTCTGAGGATTTGGTAACGTAGGGTCGAGTTCTGGCTATTGCAGGTCGCGATTATTTTAGTTGAGGTTTTGCAGCGTTTTTTATCACATGATTGAGTTTTTGGTTATTATATGTTGCTATTAGAGTTGCTGTGGTTATTGTGAGAGTGGTCTGGAGCTGAGATTACGGCTGCTGCATTGCGGGCCAAGAGAAAATGGAGTTTTGTCACATAATTGAGATTGAGGTAGAGGATTTTTATAcaaactaatttattttaaattgaaattgttataaatagatatgacttgctaaatatatttttggtgATTATGTAAGTCTTATGTATTGTCTGATTTGTCTTGGATGAATATGGTCGTCTGTTGAATTGAAATAATAACTGATTTTGTTAAATGGAGGTTTCTGATTGTTTTGATTTGAAATaatctttaatatttaaaagtttaaatttggTTTTAATGGAAACTGCTTTGTTCTTGAACCCGTTGGAAAGGGGTTGAGGATTGGTTTGGTTGGGACCTGAAAGAGTGGCAAAGTTCAAGTTTTTAGGGGCGATGTTGTCGAATTTTCATgaaaatttagattttattttaaaatgtgACTTAGAAAAAGAATGAATTTGAGAGGTTCCACTACTTGgtttttgatttattaagaaataGACGTTTCGAGTTTAATCTGTTTACGGGAAGTTTATGTTAAGattgatttaaatatgaaaGAACCTATGTTTTGAAGTTTGATTAAAGAAGTACTTTTGGATGAGTTTTTAATggattttaaaagaaattgaaCTTTGATTTAGCAAGATTAAACAATTCCAGGCCTTTGGGAAGGTTACCGATTTAAGAGTGAAATGGGATTGATTTGGAACTTAGTATTTTAAACAtgttttagtttttgttttaaGTCTCTATCTCAATTGACTTCAAATTAAGTAACTATGATTTCGGAGATTTCTAAAGAATTTAAGAAAAGATGTAGGCTATTCTTCCTTTGAGTCTTGAGTCTTTGCGAAGGTTATTAATTGACAACTCTGTTTTAAAATAGTTTAAAGGATGATTTAAAAAGCGAAAGATTTGTGTCTTTTTAAAGAGggttattttaaaagaaaagtgGAATATGAACTTGGAACAATTGAGATATGAGGATTCtgaattttgaaataaagatgaGTTTGTTTTCTGGTTTTAAAAAAAGAGTGGCTTGTGGCTTGAATGATAATTGATTCGATatgaattgtaatgaagtgcgGAAATGATTATGAATAAATGAATATGTGGCTTTTGCACTTCTTTTATCTGAAATACGAGTTTTTTTGGGTAAagtaccgtggcttgccaccatgTGTTCCAGGTTGAGACTCAATACTATGTTGACCATACgacgtaagggtgaccgggcacttACAAATTCTCGGGAATGGTACCCCCATTGAgcgatttgatatatatatgagaaaaagaTATACATAGACACATGGGGATGCGCGTCGGGGGACATTCTAAATGTTTAGCAAATCGGACTTGTCCGGCTGGCTTGacaaccgacagatgagactcatcagtcataggacagacattcatcatatgtatctatgtgacattgtttgggtgtgcatattgtaattAGTTTGCCTATGTGTATAATTATGTCTAATTGCTAACTACTCTACTTGATGTAACTGCTTGATTGTGCTTGAAcattcctacttgtgtttgtgaCTGAAAATTGGTTGGATTGGCTGTTATTTgaattgtttgggcctagggccgtggttggtTATGAGATGTGCCGTAAGCTGtgcttggtgtgtgtttttggtttataaaagtatgaaaaactaaactgattcagcatagacttaatgaacctatgcttggaacagTTTAGTCATTCCTGCTGTCTAAGAAAAACTTTTAAGAAGGCTTTTGAATTTCTGAGAAATTAACAGCTTTCCCTTTAGAAaggattttcgaattttaaatattaaatctttggttttgaaaagaagCATAAGGCCATTATTAATCACTGTACTTTAAAAACGGTTTTATTTACTTATCTTATTATAACAATTCTGTAATCATATagtgagaaccctttcgagaacgatgttctcactcccctacatgtttttcccttttcaggatatgggcgaCGAAGCTTCAGAAGAGTTATATTCATTCTCTGTTTATTCGACATTATTTTGTATTatcttagtttttatttttctcttgcCTTTATTTCTAGCAGTTTTTgcaagagggataggagttttAATATGTGAAGTTTGtatattagtatatatatatatatatatatatatatatatatatatatatatatatatatatatatatatatatttgtaagTATTGTAATCTGTATTGTAACGAACGAATGTATGTTTGGAATATTCGGTTTCaattttaaacaggctcatgtTTTAGCACTAAATATTTTAAGAGTCGTCGTAAtatccgagctatcagagtggcgcagcaTAGTTAGGATGTTACATAGTCGATGTGATCAAAATGGTCATAATCGtgttaaatataaaaatcctaatccagaaagaatataagttttttttagataatttagCCTTTATGAAGtgattctattttaattttagttgtatttgtgaaattatatgcataaattttttgccattttattttgattttaattatagaGTAATACCCCAAATAGGTCCCCAAGAAATTTACCATCCGACAGTTTTGTCCCCCACAAAATTTAACTAAGATTTTGACCCTGAGGTTCTCAGATATCCCCCAAATACGTCCCCAAAACCGTTTGATCCGGTTAAAGTGGTGACGTGTCAGGTCAATTGTGACATGTCACCTTTAGGACATTTTGGTCCCCATCCACGCTGGACAAAACGACGTCGTATTGGAACCAGTggcaaaacgacgtcgtttcggGGAGGACAAATTCGTCCCCACTTAGATAGAGAATGCAAACGGCGTCGTTTTCATGTTGGGGACCTATTTGTCTTATAATAGTATCTTAGGGGACCTATTTGACCTATAATTTGTGATGTTAAAAGAAGCTATATTTACTTCAACGCAAACTTTAAAAACACATTGACATTGGTCTGTTCATTTATCAAAATGGAAACATAAACCTGAGAACTCAAACATGTTAACCACACAAATATTTGGCTTCAATAGCAACACAAACCAAATCAAGTCAAAGAAGGTTTATTTTCTTTAACACAAACTAAACGAAACCATTCTAAATAACATAACGTCTTCTTCCTCCAACATAACAAAAGGTGGTAACATAACTAAGACAACAACTTTCACACTAATTCTTAGAAGTATCATTTCTTGAAAGACTGGTTCAACCCTCGTGTGCAACAAGTGGCACAGTATCTAAGTTGTTAAAATTCATTCCAATACGAGGGTTGAACCAGTCTTTCAAGAAATGATGcttgtaacagcccagaccacccgctagtacgatattgtccgctttggcacacaaacCCTCACGATTTTACCTTTGACGATAAGGATGCTAGTcgaagccccccacactcactcgtcgaAACGCGttatgctagggagaggtatccgcatccttataaggcatgcttcattcccctccccaaccgatgtgggaccttacaatccacccccctaagggagcccagtgccctcgctggcacatcgatTCGGGCtctggctctgataccatctgtaacagcccaAACCActcgctagcacgatattgtccgctttggcacacaaggcctcacgattttgcctttgacgatagggatgctagccgaagaccccccacactcactcgtcaaaacgcgtcatgctagggagaggtatccacacccttataaggcatgcttcgttcccctccccaactGATATGGGACCTTACAATGCTTCTAAGAATTAGTGTGAAAGTTGTTGTCTTAGTTATGTTACCACCTTT is a window encoding:
- the LOC130945625 gene encoding disease resistance protein RPV1-like codes for the protein MPDGITNFAKRRLSRKAILLVLDDVNDPDQLQDLCGRGFEWFGPTTRIIVTTRDKHVLLVKQVDHIHEVKPLNDDESLKLFNLNAFKQNYDIERDQDHAELAMKLVNYANGIPLALKVLGSSLHGRSKEEWESQLSKLEKMPHVKIQNILRVSYNELDRHDQNIFLYIACFFETDNAEQIKCLLDSCGYSTAIGLRNLHDKALISIAPKSMAMHDLIRDMGREVVREESPNNPGNRSRLWDPIDIYEVLKYNRGTETVESITFDMKNIDMYLSLHPRAFARMYKLKFLRINELRLLEWNACPLKSLPSSFCAENLVKLMMMDSGLEKLWDDVRKLMELPDLSRALKLQVLNIYECVSLRQVPSSIASCHNLLELNLSRCYELGSFHHCIYLESLKILFLDSCINLREFSLLLPTDSDTLPATATAAMALENISLVDCCNLSLLPHNIGMLSSLKYLSLCRSNITCLPESIKHLSLLKSLNLRGCEMLQSLPELPSSIAELDVIDCTSLETTTPSTFAYSDEQIETEIFAFANCIKLDHLTKKGIVEDACMRIKRAANTCLAAIKENEDDDRRALLVNPHYHYKVQGCLRENEIENEDGR